From Scomber scombrus chromosome 6, fScoSco1.1, whole genome shotgun sequence, the proteins below share one genomic window:
- the psma4 gene encoding proteasome subunit alpha type-4 — protein sequence MSRRYDSRTTIFSPEGRLYQVEYAMEAIGHAGTCLGILANDGVLLAAERRNIHKLLDEVFFSEKIYKLNEDMACSVAGITSDANVLTNELRLIAQRYLLQYQEPIPCEQVVTALCDIKQAYTQFGGKRPFGVSLLYMGWDKHYGFQLYQSDPSGNYGGWKATCIGNNSAAAVSMLKQDFKEGEMKLSSALALAVKVLNKTMDVSKLSAEKVEIATLTRENGKTCIKVLKQKEVEELIKKHEAEEAKAEKDKKEKEQKEKDK from the exons ATG TCTCGCCGATATGATTCACGAACAACCATATTCTCACCGGAGG GTCGTCTGTACCAGGTTGAGTACGCCATGGAGGCCATCGGTCATGCTGGCACCTGCTTGGGCATTTTAGCCAACGATGGCGTGCTGCTGGCTGCTGAGAGGAGGAACATTCACAAGCTGTTGGATGAAGTGTTTTTCTCAGAGAAAATCTACAAGCTTAATGA AGACATGGCGTGCAGCGTGGCGGGAATCACATCAGATGCCAACGTACTGACCAATGAGCTGAGGCTCATAGCACAGAG GTATCTGCTGCAGTACCAGGAGCCAATCCCATGCGAGCAGGTGGTCACAGCGCTGTGTGACATCAAACAGGCCTACACACAGTTTGGAG GAAAGCGTCCATTTGGAGTCTCACTGCTCTACATGGGCTGGGATAAACACTACGGCTTCCAGCTGTACCAGAGCGACCCCAGCGGAAACTACGGAGGCTGGAAGGCCACGTGCATCGGAAACAACAGCGCT GCTGCTGTGTCCATGCTGAAGCAGGACTTcaaggagggagagatgaaaCTGTCCTCGGCCCTCGCCCTGGCCGTTAAAGTTCTCAATAAGACCATGGACGTCAGCAAGCTGTCTGCAGAGAAAG TCGAGATCGCCACCCTGACCCGCGAGAACGGCAAGACCTGCATCAAGGTGCTGAAGCAGAAAGAAGTCGAGGAGCTGATCAAGAAGCACGAAGCGGAGGAGGCCAAAGCCGAGAAAGacaagaaggagaaggagcagaAAGAGAAGGACAAGTAG